A window of the Bacteroides thetaiotaomicron VPI-5482 genome harbors these coding sequences:
- a CDS encoding alpha/beta hydrolase family protein gives MRTTTFKTKIAAVAMLLTGLTLSSSLLAQDISGTWHGKLSLPAGSLTIVFHIKHTEQGTYVATLDSPDQGTKDIKTETTSFQDSTLTVQIPIIHASYKGKLNADQTITGTFTQGMPLPLNLTKGEFSGPKRPQEPQPPFPYKVEEVSVKNTQDGITLAGTLTLPEKGSKFPAVVLVTGSGAQNRDEEIMGHKPFLVIADYLTRNGIAVLRCDDRGTAASQGDYASATNEDFAKDTEAALNYLRSRKEINTRKIGIIGHSCGGTIAFDIAAKDPNISFIISLAGAAVRGDSLMLKQVELISKSQGMPDPVWQTMKPSVRHRYSLLQQTAKSSDEIRKEVYADVTRTMSAEQLKNLNTVQQLSAQINSMTSPWYLHFMRYDPTASLKKIKCPVLALNGEKDIQVDADMNLTAIKQHISENGNKNVTIKAYPKLNHLFQTCEKGTLAEYGQLEETINPEVLKDMTEWIKKQ, from the coding sequence ATGAGAACAACAACATTTAAAACTAAGATTGCAGCTGTCGCTATGTTACTGACAGGACTGACATTATCTTCTTCCTTGCTTGCACAAGACATTTCGGGCACTTGGCATGGTAAACTCTCCCTTCCTGCCGGCTCGTTAACCATTGTATTCCATATCAAGCATACGGAACAGGGAACTTATGTGGCAACTCTTGACAGCCCCGATCAGGGAACCAAAGATATAAAAACAGAAACAACTTCTTTTCAAGACTCTACACTGACTGTTCAGATACCGATTATCCATGCCTCTTATAAAGGGAAACTGAATGCGGACCAAACCATTACCGGCACATTCACACAAGGAATGCCCCTCCCATTGAATCTGACGAAAGGAGAGTTTAGCGGACCTAAACGCCCGCAGGAGCCTCAGCCACCTTTTCCTTATAAGGTCGAGGAAGTCAGCGTAAAGAATACGCAGGACGGAATCACTCTGGCAGGCACATTAACCCTTCCGGAGAAAGGGAGTAAATTTCCGGCTGTAGTATTGGTTACAGGAAGTGGTGCTCAAAACAGAGATGAAGAAATCATGGGGCATAAACCTTTTCTTGTTATCGCCGATTATCTGACACGTAACGGAATTGCCGTACTAAGATGCGATGACCGTGGCACAGCTGCTTCACAAGGAGATTATGCAAGTGCTACCAATGAAGATTTTGCAAAAGATACGGAAGCAGCGCTGAACTATCTACGCAGCAGAAAAGAAATTAATACCCGGAAAATCGGCATTATCGGACATAGCTGCGGTGGAACAATCGCATTTGATATTGCCGCCAAAGACCCCAACATCTCATTTATCATATCATTGGCAGGAGCTGCCGTGCGAGGTGACAGCTTGATGCTTAAACAAGTGGAATTGATTTCCAAGTCGCAAGGGATGCCCGATCCGGTGTGGCAGACAATGAAACCATCCGTTCGCCACAGATACTCTTTATTACAGCAAACGGCCAAGTCGTCGGATGAAATCAGAAAAGAGGTGTACGCTGATGTTACCAGAACCATGTCTGCCGAACAGTTGAAAAACCTGAATACCGTACAACAACTATCTGCCCAAATAAACTCCATGACCTCGCCGTGGTATCTCCACTTTATGAGATACGATCCGACTGCAAGTCTGAAAAAAATAAAGTGTCCGGTCCTCGCATTAAACGGAGAAAAAGACATTCAAGTAGATGCCGATATGAATCTGACTGCTATCAAGCAGCACATCAGCGAGAACGGAAACAAGAATGTAACAATCAAAGCCTATCCAAAACTGAACCACCTGTTTCAGACTTGTGAGAAAGGAACTTTAGCCGAATACGGACAATTGGAAGAGACGATAAATCCGGAAGTCCTGAAAGACATGACTGAGTGGATAAAAAAGCAATAA
- the araJ gene encoding MFS transporter AraJ produces MKKSLIALAFGTLGLGIAEFVMMGILPDVARDLKISIPAAGHFISAYALGVCVGAPVLTLARKYPLKHILLVLVTLIMVGNICAALSPNYWMLLISRFISGLPHGAYFGVGSIVAERLADKGKSSEAVSIMIAGMTIANLFGVPLGTSLSTMLSWRATFLLVGLWGIVILYYIWRWVPQVEGLKDTGFKGQFRFLKTPAPWLILGATALGNGGVFCWYSYINPMLTHISGFSAESITPLMILAGFGMVMGNLISGRLSDRYTPGKVGTAAQALICLMLLLIFFLSPYKWAAALLMCLCTAGLFAVSSPEQILIIRVAKGGEMLGAACVQVAFNLGNAIGAYAGGLAISGGYRYPALTGVPFALIGFILFLIFYKKYQAKY; encoded by the coding sequence ATGAAGAAGAGTCTTATTGCATTGGCATTCGGTACCCTCGGATTGGGTATCGCCGAGTTTGTAATGATGGGTATACTGCCCGATGTAGCCAGAGATTTAAAGATTAGCATCCCTGCTGCCGGACATTTCATTTCCGCCTACGCACTAGGCGTTTGTGTCGGCGCCCCTGTATTGACATTAGCACGTAAATATCCACTAAAACATATATTGCTGGTATTAGTCACGCTGATTATGGTAGGTAATATCTGTGCGGCATTATCACCTAACTACTGGATGCTGCTTATCTCCCGCTTCATCTCCGGACTTCCTCACGGAGCCTATTTCGGGGTCGGTTCTATCGTCGCGGAAAGGCTCGCCGATAAAGGCAAGAGTTCAGAAGCTGTCTCCATCATGATAGCCGGAATGACCATCGCCAACCTGTTCGGCGTACCGCTGGGAACTTCTTTAAGCACCATGCTTTCGTGGCGGGCTACCTTCCTGCTGGTAGGTCTTTGGGGAATCGTCATTCTGTATTACATCTGGCGTTGGGTTCCTCAGGTAGAAGGGCTGAAAGATACCGGTTTCAAAGGACAGTTCCGCTTTCTCAAAACTCCGGCTCCCTGGCTCATTCTGGGTGCTACGGCATTAGGTAATGGCGGCGTATTCTGCTGGTATAGCTATATCAATCCAATGCTCACTCATATCTCCGGTTTCTCTGCCGAAAGTATCACCCCGCTGATGATTCTTGCCGGATTCGGTATGGTCATGGGAAATCTGATCAGCGGGCGGCTCTCCGACCGCTACACTCCCGGAAAGGTAGGAACTGCCGCACAAGCACTGATCTGCCTGATGCTATTGCTTATCTTCTTCCTTTCTCCCTACAAATGGGCGGCTGCGCTATTGATGTGCCTCTGCACCGCAGGACTGTTTGCCGTATCCAGTCCGGAACAGATATTGATTATCCGTGTAGCCAAAGGAGGCGAAATGCTCGGAGCTGCCTGTGTACAGGTAGCGTTCAATCTGGGAAATGCCATCGGAGCTTATGCAGGAGGACTGGCAATCAGCGGCGGCTACCGTTATCCCGCCCTGACGGGTGTTCCGTTCGCATTGATCGGCTTCATCCTTTTCCTGATCTTTTATAAGAAGTATCAAGCCAAATACTAA